In Nonomuraea sp. NBC_00507, the following are encoded in one genomic region:
- a CDS encoding MFS transporter, with protein sequence MAHKPPARAGVRGWTALAVLGVPAVLVMMNMSVLYLALPSLSADLEPDGPQLLWITDIYGFMVAGSLVTMGTLGDRLGHRRILLVGAVAFTGASVAAAYTPSASTLIAARAIQGVAAAALAPSSLALIRALFLDVRQRTLAITIWMMAFMGGGALGPLVGGVLLQYFWWGSVFLLAVPTMALLLVTGPFLIPESRASASGRLDTVSVVLSLLTPLTIVFGIKDLAVHGFALPSAGVLVAGLMIGVVFVRRQRRLSNPLLDLGLFRFPAFAVSVTGMVLVGIVLFGTSLLTSQYLQLVLGFSPLEAGLWQLPTAITGTVVALVVSSLTDRIRPVVLMSAGAAFAVIGPILLTQVDRNPVILVSGSVLLFAGLTPFMALGTNLVLGAAPPERAGAASAISETGAELGGALGIAVLGSIATGVYGNYMIGHTPDGVPAKVAEATRETLPAALQAAQQLPESLGIPLAQTARDAFAHSLHVHALITIPLLIALALLLTLTLRRATRPHPPSHPEQATTPTPALD encoded by the coding sequence ATGGCCCATAAGCCCCCTGCCAGAGCCGGAGTGCGGGGGTGGACCGCCCTGGCGGTCCTGGGCGTCCCCGCCGTGCTGGTCATGATGAACATGTCCGTGCTCTATCTGGCGCTGCCAAGCCTGAGCGCCGATCTGGAGCCCGACGGCCCCCAACTGCTGTGGATCACCGATATCTACGGCTTCATGGTCGCCGGATCACTGGTCACGATGGGTACGCTCGGCGACCGTCTCGGGCACCGCCGGATCCTGCTGGTCGGCGCCGTCGCGTTCACCGGCGCATCTGTTGCCGCCGCATACACCCCCAGCGCCAGCACGCTCATCGCAGCACGGGCGATCCAGGGAGTCGCCGCCGCCGCTCTGGCGCCGTCCTCGCTGGCGCTCATCCGCGCCCTGTTCCTCGACGTCCGGCAGCGCACCCTGGCCATCACGATCTGGATGATGGCTTTCATGGGCGGTGGTGCGCTCGGCCCGCTGGTCGGCGGTGTGCTGCTGCAATACTTCTGGTGGGGGTCGGTGTTCCTGCTCGCCGTTCCCACTATGGCCCTGCTGCTGGTCACCGGCCCCTTCCTGATCCCTGAATCCCGCGCTTCGGCTTCCGGGCGGCTGGACACGGTCAGCGTGGTCCTGTCACTGCTGACTCCTCTGACGATCGTGTTCGGCATCAAGGATCTCGCCGTCCACGGCTTCGCCCTGCCGTCCGCTGGTGTCCTGGTCGCGGGCCTAATGATCGGCGTGGTATTCGTACGCCGCCAGCGGCGGCTGTCCAACCCGCTCTTGGACCTGGGATTGTTCCGTTTCCCTGCCTTCGCCGTATCCGTCACAGGCATGGTGCTGGTCGGCATCGTGCTGTTCGGGACCAGCCTGCTCACCTCGCAATACCTGCAACTGGTGCTCGGCTTCTCTCCGTTGGAGGCCGGACTATGGCAGCTGCCCACCGCGATCACCGGTACCGTCGTGGCCCTGGTGGTCTCCAGCCTCACCGACCGAATCCGCCCAGTCGTCCTCATGAGCGCCGGAGCCGCGTTCGCCGTCATCGGTCCCATCCTGCTCACCCAGGTGGACAGAAACCCCGTCATCCTGGTGTCCGGCTCCGTCCTCCTCTTCGCCGGGCTGACCCCGTTCATGGCCCTGGGAACCAACCTGGTCCTCGGCGCGGCACCGCCCGAACGCGCCGGGGCCGCCTCAGCGATCTCCGAGACCGGCGCCGAACTCGGCGGCGCGCTCGGCATCGCCGTGCTCGGCAGCATCGCGACCGGCGTCTACGGCAACTACATGATCGGCCACACGCCCGACGGCGTCCCCGCCAAGGTCGCCGAAGCCACCCGCGAGACGTTGCCCGCCGCGCTCCAGGCAGCCCAGCAACTCCCCGAAAGCCTCGGCATCCCCTTGGCCCAAACCGCTCGGGACGC